One genomic segment of Lampris incognitus isolate fLamInc1 chromosome 2, fLamInc1.hap2, whole genome shotgun sequence includes these proteins:
- the ogna gene encoding osteoglycin, paralog a: MMRAILFTCILLAWLLLASASGFSQDTQLTAGTVMGRQGDGVYVESRRAKRALIPGVDADIQADDESDASPIPEGGDALDLPTCLMCVCLTGSVYCEDVIPDMTAVPTLPKETAYLYARYNKIKKITAKDFADIVTLKRIYLTGNQISEIEDGAFSKLTLLEELNLAENRLVKLPMLPSKLISLNANHNLLRTKGVKATAFKKLTRLVNLFLADNQLEAVPNIPESVRVVHLQNNNITEISADTFCKGNNTYYLRPNLNEIRMDGNPVLLSKYPNSFTCLRLLPIGRYH, translated from the exons ATGATGAGAGCTATCCTCTTCACCTGTATACTGTTAGCTTGGCTGCTACTGGCATCAGCAAGTGGCTTTAGCCAGGACACACAGCTGACGGCAGGGACTGTTATGGGCCGCCAGGGAGACGGAGTCTATGTGGAATCCAGAAGGGCTAAG AGAGCACTAATTCCTGGTGTGGATGCTGATATCCAAGCTGATGATGAATCAGATGCAAGCCCGATCCCTGAGGGTGGCGACGCCTTGG ATCTGCCAACCTGTCTAATGTGCGTCTGTCTGACTGGCTCTGTCTACTGTGAGGATGTGATTCCCGATATGACAGCTGTTCCTACACTCCCTAAAGAGACTGCCTACCTGTACGCCCGCTACAACAAAATCAAAAAGATCACCGCTAAAGACTTTGCTGACATCG TGACTCTGAAGAGGATTTACCTGACAGGGAACCAGATCTCAGAGATTGAGGACGGGGCATTCTCTAAACTCACCCTGCTGGAGGAGCTCAATCTGGCCGAGAACAGATTGGTCAAACTGCCAATGCTCCCCTCCAAACTCATCTCCCTTAACGCCAACCATAACCTCCTCAGAACCAAGGGTGTCAAGGCGACAGCTTTCAAG AAACTGACCAGGCTGGTGAATCTGTTCTTGGCTGACAACCAGCTGGAGGCAGTTCCCAACATCCCAGAGAGCGTGCGAGTCGTTCATCTACAG AACAATAACATTACTGAGATCAGCGCAGATACCTTCTGCAAAGGAAACAACACGTATTATCTGAGACCCAACCTCAATGAGATCCGCATGGATGGGAACCCCGTGCTACTTTCCAAGTACCCCAACAGCTTCACCTGCCTCAGGTTGCTGCCCATTGGACGGTACCACTGA